A portion of the Lolium rigidum isolate FL_2022 chromosome 1, APGP_CSIRO_Lrig_0.1, whole genome shotgun sequence genome contains these proteins:
- the LOC124683000 gene encoding transcription factor bHLH112-like isoform X2, translating into MADHGQEMIRAATATPAALYNGAATTSSGLPVTRGGGDHWWRTALAPPVPSCSAPEMPGFNAWSAESPRSNSIAGSSITFQEPAGVPDPATIAADWNQPFLDGSGLSGYMSSRSDQDHGNPPSLMSPSSSNNNSSMMLQLQDHHHDQNYQFLSTLGFELLSSPGASPYGSNSRSPSLLRSLTEPSAAGKPNSPAAAFQRYHAPATCQAAATSINGSNTSFWNPSTGFDSAAYAASLEGPSPAPQSRLAPSLSTKNASEGVGDSTSIPTKKMSTTATTPPLKKKRTETQPSTLPTFKVRKEKLGDRVTALQQLVSPFGKTDTASVLHETIEYIKFLHDQVGAHSAPYLKNRQQVPHSKSSSTNGDEAAAEKRDLTGRGLCLVPVSSTFAVASETPVVDFWNPFGAVFR; encoded by the exons ATGGCAGATCACGGGCAGGAGATGATCCGTGCTGCTACAGCGACGCCTGCGGCCTTGTACAACGGCGCCGCTACCACGAGCAGCGGGCTTCCAGTCACCCGTGGCGGCGGCGATCACTGGTGGAGAACGGCCTTGGCGCCCCCGGTCCCATCGTGCTCGGCACCGGAGATGCCCGGGTTCAACGCATGGTCTGCAGAGTCACCTAGATCGAACTCAATCGCCGGAAGTTCCATCACTTTCCAAGAACCCGCCGGTGTCCCCGATCCGGCCACCATCGCCGCTGACTGGAACCAGCCTTTCCT GGACGGATCTGGACTCTCTGGATACATGAGCTCGAGAAGCGATCAAGATCATGGCAACCCACCAAGTCTGATGAGCCCCTCGTCATCAAATAATAACAGCAGCATGATGCTGCAGCTACAAGATCACCACCATGACCAGAACTACCAGTTCCTGTCCACTCTCGGGTTCGAGCTGCTCTCCTCGCCGGGGGCTTCTCCGTACGGCAGCAATTCCCGGTCGCCCTCGCTGTTGAGAAGCCTCACGGAGCCGTCTGCGGCGGGGAAGCCTAATTCACCCGCGGCGGCGTTCCAGAGGTACCATGCACCGGCGACGTGCCAGGCGGCTGCGACAAGCATCAACGGCAGCAACACGTCGTTTTGGAACCCTTCCACCGGGTTCGACTCAGCAGCATACGCGGCTAGCCTCGAAGGACCATCGCCGGCGCCGCAATCTAGGTTGGCGCCAAGCCTTTCCACGAAG AATGCGTCGGAAGGAGTAGGAGACTCAACCTCCATCCCCACTAAGAAGATGAGTACCACTGCGACAACACCGCCGCTCAAGAAAAAGAGAACCGAGACACAACCATCAACGTTGCCGACCTTCAAA GTGAGGAAAGAGAAGCTAGGAGACAGAGTCACAGCACTGCAACAACTAGTCTCCCCTTTTGGCAAG ACGGACACGGCTTCGGTGCTCCATGAGACTATCGAGTACATCAAGTTCCTCCACGACCAAGTTGGT GCACATAGTGCTCCTTACCTAAAGAATCGGCAACAAGTGCCCCACTCCAAG AGTTCATCGACAAACGGAGATGAGGCCGCGGCAGAGAAGAGAGACCTTACTGGTCGGGGGCTGTGCTTGGTCCCGGTATCGAGCACCTTCGCGGTGGCCAGCGAGACACCGGTCGTCGATTTCTGGAATCCGTTCGGTGCAGTTTTCCGGTAG
- the LOC124683000 gene encoding transcription factor bHLH112-like isoform X1 produces MADHGQEMIRAATATPAALYNGAATTSSGLPVTRGGGDHWWRTALAPPVPSCSAPEMPGFNAWSAESPRSNSIAGSSITFQEPAGVPDPATIAADWNQPFLDGSGLSGYMSSRSDQDHGNPPSLMSPSSSNNNSSMMLQLQDHHHDQNYQFLSTLGFELLSSPGASPYGSNSRSPSLLRSLTEPSAAGKPNSPAAAFQRYHAPATCQAAATSINGSNTSFWNPSTGFDSAAYAASLEGPSPAPQSRLAPSLSTKNASEGVGDSTSIPTKKMSTTATTPPLKKKRTETQPSTLPTFKVRKEKLGDRVTALQQLVSPFGKTDTASVLHETIEYIKFLHDQVGAHSAPYLKNRQQVPHSKFQSSSTNGDEAAAEKRDLTGRGLCLVPVSSTFAVASETPVVDFWNPFGAVFR; encoded by the exons ATGGCAGATCACGGGCAGGAGATGATCCGTGCTGCTACAGCGACGCCTGCGGCCTTGTACAACGGCGCCGCTACCACGAGCAGCGGGCTTCCAGTCACCCGTGGCGGCGGCGATCACTGGTGGAGAACGGCCTTGGCGCCCCCGGTCCCATCGTGCTCGGCACCGGAGATGCCCGGGTTCAACGCATGGTCTGCAGAGTCACCTAGATCGAACTCAATCGCCGGAAGTTCCATCACTTTCCAAGAACCCGCCGGTGTCCCCGATCCGGCCACCATCGCCGCTGACTGGAACCAGCCTTTCCT GGACGGATCTGGACTCTCTGGATACATGAGCTCGAGAAGCGATCAAGATCATGGCAACCCACCAAGTCTGATGAGCCCCTCGTCATCAAATAATAACAGCAGCATGATGCTGCAGCTACAAGATCACCACCATGACCAGAACTACCAGTTCCTGTCCACTCTCGGGTTCGAGCTGCTCTCCTCGCCGGGGGCTTCTCCGTACGGCAGCAATTCCCGGTCGCCCTCGCTGTTGAGAAGCCTCACGGAGCCGTCTGCGGCGGGGAAGCCTAATTCACCCGCGGCGGCGTTCCAGAGGTACCATGCACCGGCGACGTGCCAGGCGGCTGCGACAAGCATCAACGGCAGCAACACGTCGTTTTGGAACCCTTCCACCGGGTTCGACTCAGCAGCATACGCGGCTAGCCTCGAAGGACCATCGCCGGCGCCGCAATCTAGGTTGGCGCCAAGCCTTTCCACGAAG AATGCGTCGGAAGGAGTAGGAGACTCAACCTCCATCCCCACTAAGAAGATGAGTACCACTGCGACAACACCGCCGCTCAAGAAAAAGAGAACCGAGACACAACCATCAACGTTGCCGACCTTCAAA GTGAGGAAAGAGAAGCTAGGAGACAGAGTCACAGCACTGCAACAACTAGTCTCCCCTTTTGGCAAG ACGGACACGGCTTCGGTGCTCCATGAGACTATCGAGTACATCAAGTTCCTCCACGACCAAGTTGGT GCACATAGTGCTCCTTACCTAAAGAATCGGCAACAAGTGCCCCACTCCAAG TTTCAGAGTTCATCGACAAACGGAGATGAGGCCGCGGCAGAGAAGAGAGACCTTACTGGTCGGGGGCTGTGCTTGGTCCCGGTATCGAGCACCTTCGCGGTGGCCAGCGAGACACCGGTCGTCGATTTCTGGAATCCGTTCGGTGCAGTTTTCCGGTAG